The following are from one region of the Anaeropeptidivorans aminofermentans genome:
- a CDS encoding GNAT family N-acetyltransferase: protein MIYKENSLQYEDYVNLRQSVQWKNMPKEQTIRALENSLYDVIAIDNEKVIAMGRLIGDGLYYIAVDIIVAPEYQNKGIGSEIISRLLTYAYSQTPLGGRISIQLIAEKGKEAFYEKFGFKRIPHEYCGSGMRKVINKSINLP from the coding sequence ATGATTTATAAAGAAAATTCATTGCAATATGAAGATTATGTTAATCTGAGACAATCTGTCCAGTGGAAAAACATGCCTAAGGAACAGACAATCCGTGCTCTTGAAAATAGCCTTTATGATGTTATTGCTATTGATAATGAAAAGGTAATAGCCATGGGAAGGCTTATAGGCGACGGGCTGTATTATATTGCCGTAGATATAATCGTAGCCCCTGAATATCAAAATAAAGGCATAGGAAGCGAGATTATAAGCAGACTATTGACCTATGCCTATAGTCAAACGCCTTTGGGAGGGCGGATAAGCATTCAGCTGATTGCAGAAAAGGGAAAGGAAGCATTTTATGAGAAATTTGGATTTAAAAGGATTCCTCATGAATACTGCGGCTCCGGCATGAGAAAAGTTATAAATAAAAGTATTAATTTACCATAA